A DNA window from Nitrospira sp. contains the following coding sequences:
- a CDS encoding FGE-sulfatase domain-containing protein (MaGe:77309973) has translation MRQGMRCYLLLLAMAGLSGVEAADLPSSKSAPSKMAEAIKGKDGAPMLLVSAGPFLMGSNDGLPNERPEHTVTVKVFYIDQYEVTAGRYQKFVELGKREIQDPGDEDAGRSLEDRPVVGVTWTEAAAYCIWAGKRLPSEAEWEKAARGTDGRRYPWGAMQPFVDIANYNRGLWVSETVTLVPVGSGLDGMSVRHGLKEGGKSPYGLAHMAGNAAEWVNDWYDREYYQQSPDTDPSGPKSGEKRVLRGGSWADLPTALRVTARFSAEPEFEDRTVGFRCAMDASK, from the coding sequence ATGCGACAGGGAATGCGTTGTTATCTGTTGCTTCTGGCGATGGCGGGGCTGTCGGGAGTCGAAGCGGCCGATCTTCCTTCATCGAAGAGCGCGCCATCCAAGATGGCAGAAGCGATCAAAGGCAAGGACGGAGCTCCGATGCTTCTGGTTTCTGCAGGCCCTTTCCTCATGGGCAGCAACGATGGGTTGCCGAATGAGCGGCCCGAGCATACGGTGACGGTCAAGGTCTTCTATATTGATCAATACGAAGTGACGGCAGGCCGCTATCAGAAGTTTGTGGAGCTGGGCAAACGTGAGATTCAAGATCCGGGAGACGAAGATGCGGGGCGTTCTTTGGAGGATCGCCCGGTTGTTGGCGTCACCTGGACGGAAGCCGCCGCCTACTGCATCTGGGCGGGAAAACGGCTACCGTCTGAAGCTGAATGGGAAAAGGCGGCGCGGGGGACGGATGGCCGGCGATATCCATGGGGAGCGATGCAGCCGTTCGTCGATATTGCCAACTACAATCGCGGGCTCTGGGTGAGTGAGACGGTGACGTTGGTGCCGGTCGGCAGCGGGCTGGATGGGATGAGTGTCCGGCACGGTCTGAAAGAAGGGGGGAAGAGCCCCTATGGATTGGCGCATATGGCAGGAAATGCCGCTGAATGGGTGAACGATTGGTATGATCGCGAGTATTATCAGCAGAGCCCCGACACCGATCCGTCTGGTCCGAAGAGCGGAGAGAAGCGGGTGCTTCGTGGCGGATCCTGGGCGGATCTTCCGACGGCGCTGCGAGTTACCGCTCGATTTTCAGCGGAGCCGGAGTTTGAAGATCGGACGGTCGGGTTTCGATGTGCCATGGATGCGTCGAAGTAG
- a CDS encoding hypothetical protein (Evidence 5 : Unknown function; MaGe:77309968): MSQELQPIVSANVFNTVSLQGEEPLSSNPTRTSNSVELQGATVFPLSHHPSPLLSPGKLKGPIGASFREKAIGITIEICS; this comes from the coding sequence TTGTCTCAAGAGTTGCAGCCCATTGTTTCCGCGAATGTTTTTAATACCGTCTCCTTACAGGGGGAGGAACCGCTTTCCTCCAACCCCACACGCACCTCTAATTCCGTAGAGTTACAGGGGGCAACGGTCTTTCCTCTAAGCCATCATCCCAGCCCCCTCCTTTCCCCCGGTAAGCTCAAGGGGCCAATAGGGGCCAGTTTCAGGGAGAAGGCCATAGGGATCACAATTGAAATTTGCTCATGA
- a CDS encoding Resolvase (MaGe:77309970), giving the protein MNTVITATKPTVAYLRVSTSEQGHRGNGLEAQREAVERFARAEGFAVVEWITEVETGKGSNALARRPKLAEALKTARRRKAPVIVSKLDRLSRDVAFVAGLMAERVPFIVTELGMDVDPFVLHLYAALGQKERALISSRTKEALQAVKRRLARQGRKLGNPHPHKLREAQRKGAAATRTASDRFAASVLPMIEGYTAKGLTVREVAEELNKSGARTLRGGSWHASTVVKLRKRALHQ; this is encoded by the coding sequence ATGAACACAGTGATAACAGCCACGAAACCCACGGTAGCATACCTGCGAGTCAGTACGAGTGAGCAAGGCCATAGAGGGAACGGTTTGGAGGCACAGCGGGAAGCCGTGGAGCGATTCGCTAGGGCTGAGGGCTTTGCGGTTGTGGAATGGATCACTGAGGTGGAGACAGGCAAAGGAAGCAACGCACTCGCCCGAAGACCCAAACTTGCGGAGGCGCTAAAGACAGCTCGGCGACGGAAGGCCCCTGTGATTGTGTCAAAGCTTGACCGGCTCTCTCGTGACGTAGCATTCGTGGCTGGCCTCATGGCCGAGCGGGTGCCCTTCATCGTAACAGAGCTTGGCATGGACGTTGACCCCTTCGTTCTTCACTTATACGCGGCCCTTGGACAGAAAGAACGGGCTTTGATCTCAAGTAGAACAAAGGAAGCGCTCCAAGCCGTTAAGCGCAGGTTGGCTAGGCAAGGGAGAAAGCTTGGTAACCCTCATCCTCACAAACTCCGAGAAGCACAGCGGAAAGGGGCGGCTGCCACAAGGACGGCATCCGATAGGTTTGCCGCTTCCGTCCTGCCTATGATTGAGGGATATACGGCAAAGGGTTTGACGGTGCGTGAGGTTGCAGAAGAGTTGAATAAGAGCGGAGCGCGGACGTTAAGAGGCGGTTCCTGGCATGCTTCAACGGTGGTGAAGCTGAGGAAGCGTGCGCTGCATCAGTAA
- a CDS encoding Cytochrome c domain-containing protein (MaGe:77309974): protein MGLVLLYALWTLRAPQRPSAGPVGPSTIEPTSLTAEMIPLVSGDEPIIEIFTKAGCPVCHAIPGIPGANGQVGPALTLGVTGSQRLADSSYRGRASTVHEYIVESVVDPSVFVVPGYPERTMPVWYGAKLSALALEKIADYLEHQTGNALAR, encoded by the coding sequence ATGGGGTTGGTGTTGCTGTATGCGCTATGGACTCTTCGCGCTCCGCAACGCCCATCGGCCGGACCGGTTGGCCCTTCAACTATCGAACCTACTTCATTGACTGCCGAGATGATTCCACTGGTGTCCGGCGATGAACCCATCATCGAGATTTTTACCAAAGCCGGTTGTCCTGTGTGTCATGCGATTCCAGGGATTCCTGGTGCGAATGGGCAGGTTGGGCCCGCGCTTACGCTTGGCGTGACGGGGAGTCAACGGCTAGCCGACTCTTCTTATCGAGGAAGAGCCAGTACCGTGCATGAGTATATTGTGGAGTCCGTTGTCGATCCGTCAGTGTTTGTTGTCCCAGGGTATCCGGAGCGGACGATGCCGGTGTGGTACGGGGCAAAGTTGAGCGCGCTAGCTCTGGAGAAGATCGCAGATTACTTAGAGCACCAGACGGGGAATGCTTTGGCGCGGTAG
- a CDS encoding Twitching mobility protein (MaGe:77309975): MDIRSLLKVMVDQEASDMYLTVDAPPIYRIHGSTQQTDAPPFNNEQLEALALALMRGQQRGEFEEKMEMNLALYYKELGRFRVNIFRQRGNVGLVFRLIKAEIQSVDQLQLPPIIKDIAMTKRGLVLVVGATGSGKSSSLAAMIDHRNSVHQGHIITVEDPIEFVHSHKKSLITQREIGFDTLNFQNALKNTLRQAPDVILIGEVRDTETMEAAITFAETGHLCIATLHSNNANQAIERIMNFFPVERHPQIYLQLSLNLRAIISQRLIPSLDGRRVPALEIMLDTPRVKDLVKKAEIDTLKEAMEQGVDEGCQTFDHVLFQLYKANKISLEQALINADSANNLRLKIKLEGLKGDDAVNALLDKHPSHQQSDAFKIQGNGNVIPLKKR; encoded by the coding sequence ATGGATATCCGCAGCCTCTTAAAAGTGATGGTCGATCAGGAAGCGTCCGACATGTACCTCACGGTCGACGCGCCCCCGATCTACCGCATCCACGGATCTACCCAACAAACGGATGCGCCTCCCTTTAACAACGAGCAGCTTGAAGCCCTCGCGCTCGCCCTTATGCGTGGACAACAGCGCGGCGAGTTCGAAGAAAAAATGGAGATGAACCTGGCGCTCTACTACAAAGAGCTTGGCCGGTTCCGCGTGAATATCTTCCGCCAAAGAGGCAACGTCGGCCTCGTCTTCCGTCTCATTAAAGCGGAGATTCAATCGGTCGATCAGCTGCAACTCCCGCCCATCATCAAAGATATCGCGATGACGAAACGCGGGTTGGTGCTGGTCGTTGGCGCCACCGGCTCGGGTAAATCAAGCTCGCTCGCGGCCATGATCGATCACCGGAACTCCGTTCACCAGGGGCACATCATTACGGTCGAGGATCCGATTGAGTTCGTCCACAGCCACAAGAAATCGCTGATCACTCAACGTGAGATCGGCTTCGATACGTTGAACTTTCAGAATGCGCTGAAAAACACCCTTCGGCAGGCCCCCGATGTGATTCTCATCGGTGAAGTCCGGGATACCGAAACCATGGAAGCCGCCATCACATTCGCGGAAACCGGACACCTCTGCATCGCGACCCTGCACTCAAACAATGCCAACCAGGCCATTGAGCGCATTATGAACTTCTTCCCGGTCGAGCGGCATCCGCAAATCTACCTTCAACTCTCACTGAACCTGCGCGCCATTATTTCTCAACGCCTCATACCCTCTCTCGATGGGCGGCGTGTGCCGGCGCTGGAAATCATGTTGGATACGCCGCGCGTGAAAGATCTCGTCAAGAAAGCGGAAATCGATACGCTGAAGGAAGCGATGGAGCAAGGAGTCGACGAAGGCTGCCAAACCTTCGACCATGTCCTCTTCCAGCTCTATAAGGCCAACAAGATCAGTCTGGAACAGGCCCTGATCAACGCGGACAGCGCCAACAATCTCCGCCTCAAGATCAAGCTGGAAGGGCTCAAGGGCGATGACGCGGTCAATGCCTTGCTGGATAAACATCCCTCACACCAGCAAAGCGACGCCTTTAAGATTCAGGGAAATGGCAACGTCATCCCGCTCAAAAAACGCTGA
- a CDS encoding hypothetical protein (Evidence 5 : Unknown function; MaGe:77309969), translating to MRCGSFPHHCTELNGALVSSLYPIHEWVNLAGGVPADTGQATMQGAGRQTSREREYGEAVLGGYLSQHLPTGPMYICPTIGAFRNNPPKPTSSSNHWPNRSNIVPSLLEMNGPLCGPCCHLLHCSFSLVEHFNHPLKYLTHVWEDLYSIYSFSVPVLLRRLKGSIVCESNGENP from the coding sequence ATGAGGTGCGGCTCTTTCCCCCACCACTGTACGGAATTAAATGGGGCCTTGGTTTCGTCCCTCTATCCTATCCATGAGTGGGTGAATCTGGCCGGAGGGGTGCCTGCCGATACTGGCCAGGCAACAATGCAGGGGGCGGGTAGGCAGACTAGCAGAGAGAGAGAATACGGCGAGGCCGTGTTAGGAGGCTATTTATCCCAGCACCTGCCCACCGGCCCTATGTATATCTGCCCAACCATTGGGGCTTTCAGGAACAACCCACCGAAACCCACTTCCAGTTCAAACCACTGGCCGAATCGAAGCAACATAGTGCCCTCCTTGTTAGAAATGAATGGCCCGCTGTGTGGGCCTTGCTGCCACCTTCTACACTGCTCCTTTTCCCTTGTCGAGCATTTTAATCATCCACTTAAGTATTTAACCCATGTATGGGAGGATCTGTATTCCATCTATTCCTTCTCCGTTCCGGTATTGTTGCGTAGGCTAAAGGGTAGTATAGTCTGCGAATCAAATGGAGAAAACCCATGA
- a CDS encoding Integrase (MaGe:77309967), with protein MAVKSRWGFWKCCDRLRLDGYPWNPKRLWRVYCQLRLNLPRRTKKRLPVRLRQPLDVVPQPNTTWAVDFMSDTLYGGRRFRTLNILDEGVREALAIEVDTSLPAERVIRVLEQVVAWRGRPQAIRLDNGPELIADRFMTWCAEHGIELRYIQPGKPNQNAFIERFNRTYRTEVLNAYVFESLEQVREITEEWLQSYNEERPHEALAGLPPATYRTNLEARSSPLAVSP; from the coding sequence GTGGCGGTCAAGAGTCGCTGGGGCTTCTGGAAATGTTGCGATCGACTGCGACTCGATGGGTATCCCTGGAACCCGAAGCGGCTCTGGCGCGTGTATTGTCAGCTGCGGCTGAATCTGCCGCGTCGGACGAAGAAGCGACTGCCGGTCCGTCTGCGCCAACCGTTGGACGTGGTGCCCCAGCCGAATACCACGTGGGCGGTGGACTTCATGAGCGACACGCTCTATGGAGGCCGTCGATTCCGGACGCTGAACATCCTCGATGAAGGCGTCCGCGAGGCGCTGGCGATTGAAGTGGATACATCGCTACCCGCCGAACGTGTGATCCGGGTGCTGGAACAGGTGGTGGCTTGGCGAGGTCGGCCGCAGGCGATTCGGCTCGACAATGGCCCGGAGCTGATCGCGGACCGGTTTATGACCTGGTGTGCGGAGCACGGGATCGAACTACGGTATATCCAGCCTGGGAAGCCGAACCAGAATGCGTTCATCGAGCGATTCAATCGCACCTATCGCACGGAAGTCCTCAATGCGTACGTATTCGAGTCGCTGGAGCAGGTCCGGGAGATCACTGAGGAATGGCTCCAGAGTTACAACGAGGAGCGGCCTCATGAGGCGTTGGCAGGCCTGCCGCCCGCCACGTATCGAACCAACCTTGAAGCCCGAAGTTCTCCATTGGCAGTGTCGCCTTGA